The following is a genomic window from Pedobacter sp. KBS0701.
AGGTAATGGATTTTCAGGATTTTTGGCAATCTGGTTTCGCAGCATCGTGGCATTAGCCAAAATTCCAGATTTTTTTCCCTGCCTAACCACTTCTTTGAGTTCAACCGACGAAACGGTTAAGGCAAATTTATCTTTAAGATATTGTTCGTTCAATGCCGGACTATCTAAACTCCCCACAGGAGGCAATTGTGCGGTATCGCCCACAAAAAGCAGGAAACAGTTTTTAGTATTGTATACAAATTCGAGCAGATCCCTTAAGATCGAAGAGCCTGTTTCATTAAATTCATCAGCAATCATCGAAGCCTCATCAATGATAAAAAGCGTATTCTCGGAGAGATTTGGGGCCAGCTGGAACTGCATTTCGGGCGATGCTGCTGAACGTTTCCGGTAAATCCGTTTATGTATGGTTAACGCTTTTCTGTACGAATACTGGCTCATAACCTTTGCCGCCCTTCCGGTTTGTGCAAGCAATTCGCTACGCAGGTTAAATTTAGCCAGCACCTTAACCAGGGCCGCTACAGAAGTAGTTTTACCCGTACCTGCATAACCTTTTAATACAAAACAGCGGTATTCATCCTCCTGTTGCAAAAACACCGACATCCGCTCGCAAAAAAGCAACTGCTCTTTGGTTGGTGTATGCTCGTATGCTGAGGCAATAAGCTGGCTTTTATCCTGGATCATTTAAGGCTAATTTCTGAATGGTTAATTGGTTAACTGACTTTGAACTATTACTGGTTTATTTGGTAACTGAAAACTTTCAACTGAAAAATGGGTTAACTGTTTACCGCTACCGTTCTAAAAAACAATCTTTTTTTGTTTTGAAAAGCAATTGCAATGCTAATCGGTTACGATAGTCCGTCTTTCCGCTATATCCCCGATGAAAAAATCGGGGGATGCCGCTGCAATACGGTTTAGGTGGCAAAGGTAATGCTCTTTTCTAAGTGCTCCTTATCTCAACAATAAAACAATGTAAAAATTAAGCAATTTAAACTACAGAAGTAGTGTTTCTATGCGGTGTGCCATGACCATATTTTGTTTTTTGCTATAACTGAAAATGGTAAAATGGCCATCCTGAGAGGCTACCAAACCAATAGATTGGGGCTGATCGTTAACAAACTGGGCCACAGAAAAGTGCCTCGTCCCTCCAAGCTGTCCGGGATAAAGGATTTTATCTTCTCCGCCAACAATCGGCTCCGAAAAAGCAATCTGCTCTACTGTTGGTTTACCTTTAGCACGGCCTATTTTCGCGCCAAATGCAATCAGATCAAATTCTTCGTTGATGATTGTTGCACCATCAACAGCAGTTAAACCAGCCAAATGCTCTACCTCACGGCGAACAGCGCCCTGCGAGAAAATTTCACTCTGATTTCCGTTCTGTTTCGCCAGGTTTGACAATCCACAAAATGGAGGTTCTACCAAATATTGTATCGGGTGGATAATGGATTCCTCCCATTTCGTATCTCCTTTAGGTACAATCAACAATGCCCCACCCCGGCCATGCGCACGCATCGAAACCGAAAACTGGATCAGGATATTAATCGGATCGTTCCAGCTCGCTAAAACGGTTAAATCCAACAGCGCCTGCAAAATCGGTGGACAGTCTTTATTGGTACAGCTCCTATCATCAACAATGCGGATCTGCTCGCCTTTTAGCACAGCAACGTTGGTAAACTTGCCAATGCCATAAATCCTCCGGTGTTTAATTACGATTAATCCCGGTTCAGAAACATCCACTACAAAACAAAAGTTCGGAATATTAAGGGTTGTACCCCAGATGTAAAGTTCTCCATCTTCTTCCCAAACGCCCAGGTGGATTCCAGAACGTTCAATCCCAGGTGCTATTTTGGTTAAGGTATTCGCATTTAACGCTAACTTTTTGGCAAAAAGCAATGGTTTTGAGGTTTGTTCCGGAGGTAAAAAAGCAATAGAAATCCGCGGCGAATGCCCCTCCTCCTTTCGCAGGCTGCTCCAAAAAGCAACATCAATTATCGCTTCAATTATTTTTTGATCAGGTTGAGTAGCCAAATCTATCTCACCCTGTTCAATTGCATTTTTATGCAGTTTAACAAAATGTTGTTCTATCGTTGCTGCAATCGTGTTTGCCGCTTTATAGGTAGGCTTATAACTCATGTTCCGAATTTAAGCCGAATATTTTGATTTTTGAATAGCCGAAAGGTTTGATTTTGGTAAAAAAACAAAGACATTTTTACCACAGATCTTCACAGACACAGATATTTTAGAAACACTTTTAATTGCAAATCACGCAGAGAAAGGGATGAACCACAAAGGCACAAAGAACACAAAGTTAATCGTATATTTTTGGGCGAATATAAATTCACTAATTGAACTAAGGTGTCTCAGGTGGTAAAAAGGTTCATTTGGCAATTAGAAAGCGAAATGGCTAGGAATTATTTCCGTGTCTTCTGTGTTTCCGTGGCCAATGTATATCAGTTCACTTACTTAAGTTAAAAATTTACACAAGAGATCTGTGTTTATTCTTTTTATATGTAGTAAAAAAATTCCATACACGTTTAATTGCAAATCACGCAGAGAAAGGGATGAACTACAAAGGCACAAAGAGCACAAAGTTAATCATATATTTTTGGGCGAACATAAGTTTACTAATTGAACTAAGGTGTCTCAGGTGGTAAAAAGGTTCATTGGGCAATTAGAAAGCAAAATGGCTAGGAATTGTTTCCGTGTCTTCTGTGTTTCCGTGGCCTATGTATATCAGTTCACTTATTAAGTTAAAAATTTACACAAGAGATCTGTGTTTATCATTTTTATCTGTGGTAAAAATTCAATACACTTTTAATTGCAAATCACGCAGAGAAAGGGATGAACCACAAAGGCACAAAGAACACAAAGTTAATCGTATATTTTTGGGCGAATATAAATTCACTAAGTGAACTAAGGTGTCTCAGGTGGTAAAAAGGTGCATTGGGCAATTAGAAAGTAAAATGGCTGGGAATTGTTTCCGTGAACTCCGTGGCAAAAAACTAAAACATAAGGGGGAAAATCAAAAATTTAACCTCATCTTACCGTTAATCCTTAAAAAACTCTATTTTTGTTTCAATGAGTAACAATAGTCTCTTATTGGTCGACCCAAACTTTAACACAGCTGCGTCTGCAAACTGCCATTTATTGTTAAAAATAACGAATGACAGCTTTTCTTATGCGGTGGTTAATAAGGATAAAGAAGAGATTAACCTCATTTTTGATAAACAGGGCTGTGAAAATGTTGAGAAAGACCTCAAATTGGCTTTTGAAACAGATTCCTATCTTTCTTTAAATTATGGAGCGGTTAAAGCAGCAATACATACTTCCAATTTCATTTTTATTCCTGATGAGTGGTTTGATGATGAGAATCTAGCTGTTTATGCCCAATATCTCGGTTCGGATGCAAAAGTTTATTCCAAACACAACAAAGAACTTGGTTTTAACACCGTTTTTTGTTTAAATGATGAAGTAAAAGCAAATTTACCACAGGAAGCCGATTTATTTCCACAATCAGAACCGCTGGTAGCTTTATTTAGCCATTTAGCCGATGAATCTTTACTGATCGATTTTACTGCAGTATCATTCAACGTACTGTATACCAAAGACAAAAAGGTTGTTTTTCAGAACCATTACGAATCAGAAACTGCCGAAGAGTTTAATTATTTCCTGTTGTTAATGATTGAACAATTAAGCTTAAATGATGCCATTCCTGTTTACATTCAGGG
Proteins encoded in this region:
- a CDS encoding putative sensor domain DACNV-containing protein, which encodes MSYKPTYKAANTIAATIEQHFVKLHKNAIEQGEIDLATQPDQKIIEAIIDVAFWSSLRKEEGHSPRISIAFLPPEQTSKPLLFAKKLALNANTLTKIAPGIERSGIHLGVWEEDGELYIWGTTLNIPNFCFVVDVSEPGLIVIKHRRIYGIGKFTNVAVLKGEQIRIVDDRSCTNKDCPPILQALLDLTVLASWNDPINILIQFSVSMRAHGRGGALLIVPKGDTKWEESIIHPIQYLVEPPFCGLSNLAKQNGNQSEIFSQGAVRREVEHLAGLTAVDGATIINEEFDLIAFGAKIGRAKGKPTVEQIAFSEPIVGGEDKILYPGQLGGTRHFSVAQFVNDQPQSIGLVASQDGHFTIFSYSKKQNMVMAHRIETLLL
- a CDS encoding DUF3822 family protein, yielding MSNNSLLLVDPNFNTAASANCHLLLKITNDSFSYAVVNKDKEEINLIFDKQGCENVEKDLKLAFETDSYLSLNYGAVKAAIHTSNFIFIPDEWFDDENLAVYAQYLGSDAKVYSKHNKELGFNTVFCLNDEVKANLPQEADLFPQSEPLVALFSHLADESLLIDFTAVSFNVLYTKDKKVVFQNHYESETAEEFNYFLLLMIEQLSLNDAIPVYIQGIINEDDEHYNCLLKYFNQLYFFFPAGKQKNSELLADMPKHYFSGLLALDLCE